The Pseudofrankia inefficax genome window below encodes:
- a CDS encoding DUF6542 domain-containing protein: MQPTTVVSQNRRGLTAFGASLIVLIISAVGAAADVAVFGNLSWIFGVLFVLACVASALRTHVDDLVGVAIMPPLIYAVITVAVGFLHPASGSGGGLRTEAIDIGSELILRAPSLLIAELLVILVALVRARRATVARRERARALASRTRRDRDDFTPR, translated from the coding sequence GTGCAACCCACGACGGTCGTCAGCCAGAACCGTCGTGGGCTGACCGCCTTCGGCGCGTCGCTGATCGTGCTGATCATCAGTGCGGTGGGCGCGGCCGCGGACGTCGCCGTGTTCGGCAACCTGAGCTGGATCTTCGGTGTGCTGTTCGTGCTCGCCTGCGTGGCCAGCGCGTTGCGTACCCACGTCGATGACCTGGTCGGAGTGGCGATCATGCCGCCGCTGATCTACGCGGTGATCACTGTCGCCGTTGGCTTCCTGCACCCGGCGTCCGGCAGCGGCGGCGGACTGCGGACCGAGGCCATCGACATCGGGTCCGAGCTGATCCTGCGGGCTCCGAGCCTGCTGATCGCCGAACTTCTGGTCATCCTCGTCGCCCTCGTCCGCGCCCGGCGGGCGACGGTCGCCCGGCGGGAACGCGCCCGCGCCCTGGCCAGCCGCACCCGCCGCGACCGCGACGACTTCACGCCTCGCTGA
- the ychF gene encoding redox-regulated ATPase YchF: MGLSIGIVGLPNVGKSTLFNALTRNDVVAANYPFATIEPNVGVVGVPDSRLAELAKLYGDPRVVPATVSFVDIAGLVRGAAEGQGLGNKFLANIRESDAVCQVVRVFSDPDVVHVEGRVDPADDIATINTELILADLQTVDNRLPRLAKEARMDKSKQALLTAVEAARAVLDAGRPLSSEPKIDLVALRELFLLTAKPFLYVFNVDEDVLSDDARCKELTGLVAPADAVVLCAKVEAELAELPEEDAAELLASLGQSESGLAALARIGFHTLGLQTYLTAGPKEARAWTIRKGATAPEAAGVIHTDFQRGFIKAEIVSFDDLMAAGSMVSARAAGKVRMEGKDYVMADGDVVDFRFNV; encoded by the coding sequence ATGGGTCTGTCGATCGGCATCGTCGGGCTGCCCAACGTCGGCAAGTCGACGCTTTTCAACGCGTTGACCCGTAACGACGTGGTGGCCGCCAACTATCCCTTCGCGACGATCGAGCCCAATGTCGGCGTCGTCGGCGTGCCGGACTCGCGTCTCGCGGAGCTGGCCAAGCTGTATGGCGACCCACGGGTGGTTCCGGCGACGGTGAGCTTCGTCGACATCGCGGGCCTGGTGCGCGGCGCGGCCGAGGGGCAGGGCCTGGGCAACAAGTTCCTCGCCAACATCCGCGAGTCGGACGCGGTGTGCCAGGTGGTCCGGGTGTTCTCGGACCCCGACGTCGTGCACGTCGAGGGCCGGGTGGACCCGGCCGATGACATCGCCACGATCAACACCGAGCTGATCCTCGCCGACCTGCAGACCGTCGACAACCGGCTGCCCCGCCTGGCCAAGGAGGCCAGGATGGACAAGTCCAAGCAGGCCTTGCTGACCGCCGTCGAGGCCGCGCGAGCCGTGCTGGACGCGGGGCGGCCCCTGTCGTCAGAGCCGAAGATCGACCTGGTGGCGCTGCGTGAGCTGTTCCTGCTGACGGCCAAGCCCTTCCTGTACGTCTTCAACGTCGATGAGGACGTCCTGTCCGACGACGCGCGGTGCAAGGAGCTCACCGGGCTCGTCGCCCCGGCCGACGCGGTCGTGCTGTGCGCGAAGGTCGAGGCCGAGCTGGCGGAGCTGCCCGAGGAGGACGCGGCGGAGCTGCTCGCCTCGCTCGGCCAGAGCGAGAGCGGCCTCGCCGCGTTGGCCAGGATCGGTTTCCACACCCTTGGGCTGCAGACCTATCTCACCGCGGGCCCGAAGGAGGCGCGGGCCTGGACCATCCGGAAGGGTGCCACCGCGCCCGAGGCCGCCGGGGTGATCCACACCGATTTCCAGCGCGGCTTCATCAAGGCCGAGATCGTCTCGTTCGACGACCTGATGGCCGCCGGCTCCATGGTGTCGGCCCGCGCCGCTGGCAAGGTCCGGATGGAAGGCAAGGACTACGTCATGGCCGATGGTGACGTCGTCGACTTCCGTTTCAACGTCTGA
- the rmuC gene encoding DNA recombination protein RmuC → MDATGVLLALLCLALGAAGGYLVGRQAARQQATADVAGMRTALEYERRSATERVELVEHSQRRLTETFEALSARALEGASRQFLQLASARFDEAGTRAQGDLEARRAAVESLVAPLRDTLTKMEDRLRELETARTEAYATLVEQVRSVREASDGLRTQTAQLVTALRKPQARGAWGELQLRRVVEVAGMLNRCDFTEQLTMTGDGAEATQRPDLVVHLVGGRSIVVDSKVPLSAFLEAAESTDEAVRAERIAAHARHVRTHVDQLSSKAYWRRLDSPEFVVLFIPAEAFLAPALDHDAGLLEYAAGRNVVIATPTTLIALLRTVAYAWTQEALTTRAKEVYDLGKELYNRLGTLGEHVDRLGTSLGRAVESYNATVGSLESRVLVQARRLAAMEFVEDELASPRPVELGVRPVTAPELRLDAEVGPAVGIVLDATGSPAAARASEPAMVGLVSSVPAATVPGGADTVGADSTSRSA, encoded by the coding sequence ATGGACGCCACCGGGGTGCTGCTCGCCTTGCTCTGCCTCGCGCTCGGGGCCGCGGGTGGCTATCTCGTGGGGCGGCAGGCGGCACGCCAGCAGGCGACGGCGGACGTGGCCGGCATGCGGACGGCGCTGGAGTACGAGCGCCGTTCGGCCACGGAGCGGGTCGAGCTCGTCGAGCACAGCCAGCGGCGGCTCACCGAGACCTTCGAGGCGTTGTCGGCGCGGGCGCTCGAAGGGGCGAGCCGACAGTTCCTTCAGCTCGCCTCGGCCCGCTTCGACGAGGCGGGAACCCGCGCCCAGGGTGATCTGGAGGCTCGCCGCGCCGCCGTCGAGAGCCTGGTCGCGCCGCTGCGGGACACGCTGACCAAGATGGAGGACCGGCTGCGCGAGCTGGAGACGGCCCGGACCGAGGCCTACGCGACGCTCGTCGAGCAGGTTCGCTCGGTGCGCGAGGCGTCGGACGGGCTGCGCACCCAGACGGCGCAGCTCGTGACCGCGCTGCGCAAGCCGCAGGCCCGGGGCGCCTGGGGCGAGCTGCAGCTGCGCCGCGTCGTCGAGGTCGCCGGCATGCTGAACCGCTGTGACTTCACCGAGCAGCTGACGATGACCGGCGACGGCGCCGAGGCGACCCAGCGGCCGGACCTGGTCGTTCACCTGGTCGGCGGGCGCAGCATCGTCGTGGACTCGAAGGTCCCGCTGTCCGCGTTCCTCGAGGCGGCCGAGAGCACCGACGAGGCCGTACGTGCCGAGCGGATCGCCGCGCATGCCCGCCACGTCCGCACCCATGTCGACCAGTTGAGCTCGAAGGCCTACTGGCGCCGGCTCGACTCGCCCGAGTTCGTGGTGCTGTTCATCCCGGCCGAGGCCTTCCTCGCGCCCGCGCTCGACCATGACGCTGGCCTGCTCGAATACGCGGCCGGGCGCAATGTCGTGATCGCCACCCCGACCACCCTGATCGCGCTGCTGCGCACGGTCGCCTACGCCTGGACTCAGGAGGCGCTGACCACCCGGGCAAAGGAGGTCTACGACCTCGGCAAGGAGCTCTACAACCGGCTCGGGACGCTCGGCGAGCACGTCGATCGGCTGGGCACGTCGCTCGGGCGGGCGGTCGAGAGCTACAACGCGACCGTCGGCTCGCTGGAGAGCCGGGTGCTGGTGCAGGCACGCCGGCTCGCCGCGATGGAGTTCGTCGAGGACGAGCTCGCCAGCCCACGGCCGGTCGAGCTCGGTGTCCGCCCGGTCACCGCTCCCGAGCTAAGGCTCGACGCGGAGGTAGGGCCGGCGGTCGGCATCGTCCTGGATGCGACCGGCTCCCCGGCGGCGGCCCGAGCCTCGGAGCCCGCCATGGTGGGGCTCGTATCCTCCGTCCCCGCCGCGACGGTTCCGGGCGGCGCGGACACCGTTGGTGCCGACAGCACTTCACGGAGTGCCTGA
- a CDS encoding glycosyltransferase family 2 protein → MTATGSVPAISIVIPTLNEARNVPHIFRILPRDAEIVLVDGRSTDGTEEVARALRPDCVVVHQTRKGKGNALAAGFAAATGDIIVMLDADGSADPGEIKDFVQVLVDGADFAKGSRFIKGGGSSDITRLRARGNHGLSGLVNILLRHRFTDLCYGYNAFWSYCLPVLDLRPGEKGQEPQWGDGFEVETLINIRAARGGLTIVEVPSYEHPRLMGVTNLNAFSDGMRVLRTIFVEAFRPLSRSVLLEAAYGRAQLRRKLAEKAAPVEESYRRPA, encoded by the coding sequence TTGACCGCGACAGGCTCAGTGCCGGCGATCAGCATCGTCATTCCGACGCTGAACGAGGCTCGAAACGTGCCACACATTTTCCGCATCCTGCCGCGGGACGCGGAGATCGTCCTGGTCGACGGCCGCTCCACCGACGGCACCGAGGAGGTCGCGCGCGCCCTGCGTCCGGACTGCGTCGTTGTGCATCAGACCAGGAAGGGCAAGGGAAACGCGTTGGCGGCCGGGTTCGCCGCCGCGACGGGCGACATCATCGTCATGCTCGACGCCGACGGTTCCGCGGATCCCGGCGAGATCAAGGACTTCGTCCAGGTGCTCGTCGACGGCGCGGACTTCGCCAAGGGCTCCCGCTTCATCAAGGGTGGCGGCAGCAGCGATATCACCCGGCTACGGGCCCGCGGCAACCACGGGCTGAGTGGCCTCGTCAACATCCTGCTGCGGCACCGGTTCACGGATCTCTGCTACGGCTACAACGCGTTCTGGTCGTACTGCCTGCCGGTGCTGGACCTGCGCCCCGGCGAGAAGGGCCAGGAACCGCAGTGGGGCGACGGCTTCGAGGTCGAGACCCTCATCAACATCCGGGCGGCGCGCGGCGGGCTGACTATCGTCGAGGTCCCGAGCTACGAGCACCCGCGCCTCATGGGCGTCACGAACCTCAATGCGTTCTCGGATGGCATGCGCGTCCTACGGACCATTTTCGTCGAGGCGTTCCGTCCGCTGTCCCGAAGCGTGCTGCTGGAAGCGGCGTACGGGCGAGCTCAGCTGCGCCGCAAGCTCGCCGAGAAGGCGGCACCGGTCGAGGAGTCGTACCGGCGCCCAGCCTGA
- the glpX gene encoding class II fructose-bisphosphatase, translating to MAHESGAVPEPLAVQGQAPDRNLALELVRVTEAAALAAARWVGRGDKNGADGAAVDAMRRLVGTVSMRGVVVIGEGEKDEAPMLFNGEEVGSGEGPECDVAVDPVDGTTLTSKGMNNAVSVMAVSERGTMYDASVCFYMDKLVTGPEAASVVDITASVEDNVRAVAKAKGILPRDVTVVVLDRPRHADLVDEIRATGARVKLISDGDVAGAVMAASDDTGVDLLLGVGGTPEGIITACAVTCLGGVIQGRLWPTDDAERAKVTAAGLDVNRVLSTRDLVNSDNVFFVATGITDGELLAGVRYRPGGASTSSLVMRSRSGTIRRVDSQHQLTKLQAYSTVPF from the coding sequence GTGGCACATGAGAGCGGGGCCGTCCCCGAACCGCTTGCCGTCCAAGGCCAGGCGCCGGACCGCAACCTGGCGCTCGAACTGGTCCGGGTCACCGAGGCCGCCGCGCTCGCTGCCGCTCGCTGGGTGGGCCGTGGCGACAAGAACGGGGCGGATGGTGCCGCCGTCGACGCGATGCGCCGTCTGGTCGGCACCGTCTCGATGCGTGGCGTCGTCGTCATCGGGGAGGGCGAGAAGGACGAAGCCCCGATGCTGTTCAACGGCGAGGAGGTCGGCTCGGGCGAGGGTCCCGAGTGCGACGTCGCCGTCGACCCGGTCGACGGGACCACGCTGACGTCCAAGGGCATGAACAACGCCGTCTCGGTGATGGCCGTCAGCGAGCGCGGCACGATGTACGACGCGAGCGTCTGCTTCTACATGGACAAGCTCGTCACCGGCCCCGAAGCGGCGTCCGTCGTGGACATCACGGCCTCGGTCGAGGACAACGTCCGCGCGGTCGCCAAGGCCAAGGGCATCCTCCCGCGCGACGTCACCGTCGTCGTCCTCGACCGCCCGCGCCACGCCGACCTGGTCGACGAGATCCGCGCCACCGGCGCCCGCGTCAAGCTGATCTCCGACGGAGACGTCGCCGGCGCCGTCATGGCGGCCTCCGACGACACCGGCGTCGATCTCCTGCTCGGCGTCGGGGGCACCCCGGAAGGCATCATCACGGCCTGCGCCGTGACCTGCCTGGGCGGTGTCATCCAGGGCAGGCTGTGGCCGACCGACGACGCCGAGCGGGCGAAGGTCACCGCCGCCGGCCTCGACGTGAACCGGGTGCTGTCCACCCGGGACCTGGTCAACAGCGACAACGTCTTCTTCGTCGCCACGGGCATCACCGACGGCGAGCTGCTCGCGGGCGTCCGCTACCGCCCCGGCGGCGCCAGCACGTCCTCGCTGGTCATGCGTTCCCGCAGCGGAACCATCCGCCGGGTCGACAGCCAGCATCAGCTCACGAAGCTGCAGGCCTACTCGACCGTCCCGTTTTAG